TAGGCAACACCCAGCGGCAGTGGCTAGTGACAATAGTGCTTTCCTGGTATTAACCAAAGCTGTGGCAAGAACAATTTAATAGGGGACAAACAACCCGCTAGGCAGCCTTATTCATACATGGGATACACAAAGACACTAGAACACTTTACTGAATAGTCGTCCATAGATCATGCACAcctaaaaatggtgaaaaaatcACCAACCATGCAAACTCAACAAGAATTCAATCATTGATTCATTCTGTTTCACGAATCAGCAGCGTATAAATCACAAAACAAGGTTACATCCTGATTGTGATTTTGCGATGTGCCACTGTAAAATCTGTATCTTTTTCTTCTCAATAGTATCTTTAGTTTTTGTCACACTAATATTTGCCCTTTCCTAGAAATGGATACACAACATAgttgtatatgtgcatgtacatgtgtgcaaggatgcatgtgtgtgagtggcatgtgtgtacatgcatgcatgtgcgtgtgtgcgtgtgtgtgtgtgtgtctgtatgtgtgtgtgtacctgaggtCTCTGTGGGTGAAAGCAGGAGGCTCTCTCCAGCACTGCCTGGTCTCGGGCTCCAGCAGGCAGTTGTCCACATGCACAGGGTGGGAAAGGTCCAGCCTCCCCTCCTGCTTCCCTGTACACACAAAGATGTAACCGCAAAACAGCCACACCCAGACAAAGAGTGCAACAGAGTCAGTACGTCTGGGTTCCACACAGGGAGGTGGGTGACTGACAGCCCAACTGCTGACAGAGTGGGGGAGTTTAGCATACCTGTAATGGCAGATCGGCACACCAGGTGGGTGAAGGAGAAGTAGAGTGCGGATGGGCTGCGGAAGTACGAGTGGAGGAGGGTCCGGACCCTCTCCCCGATCTCATGAAGCAGCCTGGCGTCTGACTGGTTGACGAGGCCATCCTGAGCCAACTGGAAGAGGGCGAGCCAAATAAGTTCCTCACTCAAGGTCCATAGTACTGCGAGGGACAGGAACCGGAAATGTCCTCACCTTCAACGCTCTCAGGACGGTCAGGCCCTCAAATTTTTCGTGTGGCGTGTGCGGGGACCGTCGCCCCCGGTAACCATCGCCTAAAGATgcagcagtctgtaaaaaaaacaaggccatgttaaaacctagtatacggctggacctaacacacgtgatccggccgaccaatggtgtaacttcatcactcactcagtcagtcacagacattcgcgtttgtagggctggccccgctattgcggtccagccaaaaatgggGATTTGAGGagctaaaatgaaattaatcgCATCGTGTCTGATCACACACATCATCTAACAAGGAACATTCTGTGGTGTCTGGGAAAAAGGTTTAATGGTGCTCACTGAATCTGTCCATCTAACTATACCCAGTTTACTGGACAGAATATTATTTAGAGACTCTCAATCTCTAGCTAAAATGTAGTGAGTATTCTGATGCACATTGGCTGACACGCACATCACCTAGCGGTTATTACACAATGAGGTTGTTTTAGTGAGCTGTCCCCCTTAGTAGACAAAGCTCTATGACATCAATAAACAGTGtgatataaatgcaattcataATAACACTATTGCTAATAATATGTTAATTGACAGCTTACGGTAGCCAGCTGTAGTATTGTGTCACACTCGGGCTGAGACAAAGCACCGTCCAGTACAACACGATTAGTCCCATTCAGCATGTTGTCGTCCATGGTGATTGTCACTCCAATGAGAGgaacactgccccctggtgttgGGAGGAAAGAATGACAGTATAAGACAGATAAGGATTTAAGCACTGATTCCAAAGCCCAACCAGATGTTCAACTCCAGTTTCACAATATTGAATGTTCTGATTCTCCATAGCTAAGCAATAAATGTCCAGTTTGATAcatctcatgaatattcattaaggGGAAGAACTACGAACTATGCTGTGACAAAGGATATTCTCTTCAAAGGAGCAAACAATCTCATTGGTGAACAGAAGGTGGGAAGTAATGCACAGGAAGTACGTGTACAGGTTAGcgatatttattatttatctgcatatttattatttacctgCAACACAAGGTTAGcgatatttattatttacctgCATAGAACCCGCTATCATCCAGCTCcacctccttctctccttccttcattttttcattcagtttttccCTCTCCACTCTGAAAGAGAACAAGTGAATGCACTGGGAGTGTTCATTCAATTAACAATTCTATCGCCCTCCCATCCCAACCCTCCCCCATTCAGAATAAACCAAGACAGTCCAAACAGGCATAACATTTTACCACAGATAATACTAAGCATAATACACAGATAATACTAAGCATAAGCATGTTCAAGCTTCCGGAAACTTCTGTTACTAACCAGAGATTCCTGTAGTTAAGAAAAATGGAAGACGGAAGGAACATAAGAGTCAAGTAGCTAGTTAGTCTAAAGTAATGCCTGTGATTTTACACTCTCACCTCCATGCTTCTCTTATTGACTCCGGCACAACTTCCTCTGGGGTCCACAGGTCCTGtagaagagaaaaacaagaacTGACCGCTGAGCCAGACCCCGTCACTAAAATATACATCGCAAAAATGTCAGTTATGAAGCAGCGCTCTTACTGGGTCAGTGAAGGTGAAGTTCAGATTCTCAACTCCAAAATACAGAAGCTTCTTTTCCAGCAGGGACCTGTTAACATAGGTTGATATTTCCTAagtgagagaaaagaggagggtgaggggaggcagatacagacagataaacaaataaataaataaactgtgagCACAGACTGACTTTAGCGCCCATGACAGAGCACGAAGGCAGACTGCATGACTAATGCAGTCAGAGAGAACCTGTCTGGACCTGTGTGGGCTGTGTCCCTGGGGCCTCAGCGTCGCCACCCAGTGTCTCAAAGTAGAGCTGCAGGTTTGAGAGGGAGTCGGAATCCGAGGGgtagaagaggaggagggagcgaAGGGTCTGCACTGCCCCCCTCAGGTCGCCCGCTGACAGTGACGCAACGACAGATCAAGAAGAAGGAAGCTGGATCAAACAACTTAAACCGTCACGAAAATATGTGCTTTCATTAAAACTTCTAGACACATAAAGGTATGAGTACAGAGTGGCTGTATTGCCACCATCATTGCCAATATACCAATATACCCCCGACCTCTAACCTTTGAACTGTGCAATGTGCAAGTGCTCCAGCACTGTGGGCAGGAAGTCCTCCACTGGAGAAATCCTTCCAGGTCGTGTTGCCACGATGGCCACACAGGACTGCTTACAGGACAacaggttgagagagagagctaaaaAGAAGGGCAGAGACAACCTCAATATGTTTGGTTTTCAACATTGGTGATGTCATTGGGTAATAATCATTTTACCTGattttacttaattatttaagGTGAAGTGGGTCGTTTTTGTTGTCGCATATGAAATTGAAAGTCATAAAAGTACTCATAGTCatacaaaatatttctttacaATAATAAGATCCACCTCATATTAAGTGATTAAATTAGCCAATgaaattactaaaataaaaaattgaatcaATCAATATGAAGTAgctattattattgtaatgtaatgttgtattttatttattagcagCCTTGTTACCTTCCAGCTCAATCCAGAAcattatattcaaaatgaaataaaaggtaACGTGATACAGTGCCAGATCAAAGGCATGAACGCAGCCTCCTGCGGGGAGAAGTAGCTTAGCCTGGAAGGCACATCGCTGTTAACCAGCGCTGGAAAATCCAGGTtgagaaagtaaaaataattctccccagtattttgttctaatCACCCGAATTTGCTAATtcgcacaattcttcagccaggaggtcgAACTAATTAGGGAAattcagctggctgagtttgaGGGAGGAAGGGACACACGGCAGGACTGGGATTTCCACCTCTGCTTGTTAACACGCCGTTCTGCCACAAGCTGCAGCGCATCTTACCCGCAGCCTTCTCGAACACTCCCGTCGTCTTCGCGGTTTCCTCGTCGGGGATCCCCTGCCCCTCCAGCTCGCACTGCGCCCGGCACTCCTCCGTCTGTCGCAGCGTCTCGTTCACGCACTTCTTCCACACCTCCGCGGCGCGCGCCCACTCGGCCGAGGACTCCGCGAGGAGAGCCGCGTCGTAGAGGtactgggggcggggggggacagggacagggacaggacAGGGGAGGTGCGTATGAGGGCATGGCATATTGTGTGTTTGATGCCTGCAGGGCCGTGTCCAATTGGGTGGCCGGGATGGCACTGGCCCCCTCTGGAATTAGACTGTCCACACCAGGTGCCACCACTATTTTTCCCAGtaaaaaaacagtgcaaatgTAGCCGTTGGTGATAGTGTGACCCCCACCCTGGCCACGCCATGAAGAAAATCCTGGTAACCCCCTGAATGTCTGGTCTGTCTGCAGTATAAGGACAGCCTTTATTTGCTGAAAAGACGCTGAGAGGCCCTTACGACTCTCAGAATTATGTACGACTCTTCAATTATGATATGTCAGCTTTGTTTGACCTCACTTTCTGTTGTAACTGTCATTCCCACTCATTCCTTGTTTATGCCCAACTTCCTGTTCGTCCCCTTcttccacccctctctccatcattctctctcacccactGTTTTGtgtccatccctctctccctcactctctctcacccattTTTTGtgtccatccctctctccctcactctctctcacccattTTTTGtgtccatccctctctccctcactctctctcacccactgtTTTGtgtccatccctctctccttcactctctctctcacccattGTTTGTGtccatccttctctctgtcctggAAGGCCTCCTCTGTCACTCCTGGCATTCGTCTGTACTTCTCTATGTTGTTCCTCATCTCCAGGTGACTGGGGTTGGCCACGAAGAAGGTCTGCGCTGCCGCCACTGCATTCGGTATCTTCCCTAGCTGTGGAAAAAGTGCAGAGGGCCACAGGAGAGACTCTACAGAGTGTGTGTAGCAGGGAATTAGACCAGCAGACATGAATACAACTCTTATTCTCTAGTCTGCAAGAGCAGAAATGCACATGATAGTAATTTATCTTAAAGAATAGAACTTAAAGACTGtaaatatacatatgtatgtatatgtacaccGGGCCATAAGACTTGTGTCCAGGACTGGACAGTTATTTGTGAATGCATGTCTATGCACGCAAGTACCTTGTAGTAGGTGACCTGTAAAAAGTTGTAGGGGTTGCGGGTGTCGAATTCATAGTGGATGTCTGCAGAGACGGGAAGCTGGGCCACTGGACTGATGGTCTGACCCAAACAGAACCGGATGCATTCTGCTCTGCGCTGGACCCAGTCAATGGCCCACAAGTCCCACACGCTGCCCTTCTCTGTGTCTGGGGTGAAATCATAGGGCAGtgtcaaagaaaacataaaGACTAAACCTAGTAACAAatcatctataaaaaaaaaagcctcactAAACAGTCTTGATTATTAATTCATCACCATGTACAAAGTTAATGCATAGCAATTAAAAACACGGCAGCACTTACACAACAGCAATATATAACATTGAAGATCATGAcgtttgaaaatataaatcaaagcaataaacCACGTTTAAATCTCTAAACAAATTGTTCAATAATCATGTCAAAACATTTGCTTGTATTATAAAGGGACGATCAAAGTTTAGGATTACCCATCCAACGCAAAGTACACAACAAAATGATTCTTCTTACGAACTAAGCAACAAAATGTAAACCGCTTATTGTTGAAACAGTTACCTAGTTTTTCGAGCCTGTCATGCCCCGCTGCAACACAGTTGTCCTGGCATTCTCTGCGCCTCAGAAGTATAGTTTCCCGAGTTTCGATTGATTTCTCGATTAGCTCCGCCGCCTTCTCCCAGTCCTCCGCAAAATATTCCCGGACACCCAAGTAATACAGGGCATCATAAGGGGGTAAACGTCCAGACACAGATCCTGTGGAGACCCCGCTTGTTGCAGATGCTACTAGTGAAAGCAATGAGTGTAACAGTACAAAACGCAGCGCCACGTATACAGGGCTAGTGTCGGAGGGTACCGCCATAGTACCATACATGCGTGAgactgggagagggggagaaacagaTCGTAGAGGGAGGGACAGGACAGGAATGAGTGTGGAAGAGGTTGAAATGCGTAcagggaaatgtgtttgaacCTAAACGTTTGGGTTGGAAAGAAGGAGGGATCAAGGAGCGAAAGGGAGAAATGGATgggtggagagaaggagaggatgaGGAGTCACTTCTCTTTCGCGAAAGTTCATAACAAATAGGCCTACGCCCTCTTATATTGTACTTATTGTACATAGGTCTACATATTCAAGTGTTGCATATGATTTAATATATTGAACAAGTCGGTATATATTTGCAAGAAACCAGCTTGTTTGGTCCTGCCAGTGTGGATTTTGCAAATACATACTATTACTATTTCTGTACGCCCGTCCTTCTATACCATTCACTTTATGCATTGTGTGCGAATGGGCTCATATACTGAGCCAGAGTAATTCAAGTATCCTCATTTTAAGGTATAATCATTCACATGTACATAAATCTTCAGTCGTACGACTGGTCTCTAAACTCTGC
This window of the Anguilla anguilla isolate fAngAng1 chromosome 1, fAngAng1.pri, whole genome shotgun sequence genome carries:
- the p3h3 gene encoding prolyl 3-hydroxylase 3, giving the protein MYGTMAVPSDTSPVYVALRFVLLHSLLSLVASATSGVSTGSVSGRLPPYDALYYLGVREYFAEDWEKAAELIEKSIETRETILLRRRECQDNCVAAGHDRLEKLDTEKGSVWDLWAIDWVQRRAECIRFCLGQTISPVAQLPVSADIHYEFDTRNPYNFLQVTYYKLGKIPNAVAAAQTFFVANPSHLEMRNNIEKYRRMPGVTEEAFQDREKDGHKQWYLYDAALLAESSAEWARAAEVWKKCVNETLRQTEECRAQCELEGQGIPDEETAKTTGVFEKAAALSLNLLSCKQSCVAIVATRPGRISPVEDFLPTVLEHLHIAQFKAGDLRGAVQTLRSLLLFYPSDSDSLSNLQLYFETLGGDAEAPGTQPTQEISTYVNRSLLEKKLLYFGVENLNFTFTDPDLWTPEEVVPESIREAWRVEREKLNEKMKEGEKEVELDDSGFYAGGSVPLIGVTITMDDNMLNGTNRVVLDGALSQPECDTILQLATTAASLGDGYRGRRSPHTPHEKFEGLTVLRALKLAQDGLVNQSDARLLHEIGERVRTLLHSYFRSPSALYFSFTHLVCRSAITGKQEGRLDLSHPVHVDNCLLEPETRQCWREPPAFTHRDLSAVLYLNDDFEGGDLFFTDRDAKTVTATVKPKCGRVVGFSSGPVNPHGVTAVTAGRRCALALWFTKEKLHRDMEREEAEAAWTKDGLSVTKEEEKGAPAPPRSGRNQNSRERSKARGRVVGARDEL